In Chryseobacterium lactis, a single genomic region encodes these proteins:
- a CDS encoding PepSY-like domain-containing protein, with protein MKITTLILVFTTGFSTIVSGQEKKENVKVPLAVEKAFQKNYPNTKAKWEKEAGKYEAGFKQNGKKMSVLYSETGMMEESEIEIPINQLPASVAQYTAQHKLGKIKEAAKITKADGAVLYEAEVKSGDALFDAKGNFVTIQKD; from the coding sequence ATGAAAATAACAACTTTGATCTTAGTATTCACAACAGGATTTAGTACGATAGTTTCCGGACAGGAAAAAAAAGAGAATGTTAAAGTTCCTTTAGCAGTAGAAAAAGCATTTCAGAAAAATTATCCCAATACCAAAGCCAAATGGGAAAAAGAAGCGGGAAAATACGAAGCCGGTTTTAAACAAAACGGGAAAAAAATGAGTGTATTGTATTCTGAAACCGGTATGATGGAAGAGAGCGAAATAGAAATTCCAATCAATCAACTTCCGGCATCTGTTGCCCAATATACTGCACAACACAAATTAGGAAAGATAAAAGAAGCTGCAAAAATTACAAAAGCAGACGGGGCCGTACTCTATGAAGCTGAAGTAAAATCAGGAGATGCCTTATTTGATGCTAAAGGTAATTTTGTGACCATACAAAAAGACTAG
- a CDS encoding sensor histidine kinase, protein MKLINYISRRYVIYAIFILLIAIPVFYFSLQYLMLKSLDENMNHQKTWIKKQLKTTIPDNFISFENSIVVRPSHNPKVFDSIYNEPVFIPDDNETVMHRILLSNTIVNGKAYEIRIQKSMIEDEDLLNSILILQLVLVIILLIGLMIINFRLSKKLWKPFNDIVEKLNLYRVDSNDEYQLMPTHIEEFKNLGISIKDLTKRNQKLYKTQKEFTENASHELQTPIAVIQSKLELLMQTTPLSEEQAELIEGISIAGNKMQRLNRTLLLLTKIENNQFPDTERLKVKSIVQKLLNQYEEPAQQKNIQWKTQLDGEIEVTANPILIDILIGNILSNAIRHSTNGDTVSVKISRQKLIIANPATKELNEKDLFQRFKKQSENTNSIGLGLEMSKKICDLYHYKIQYNFADHQHIFSIYFE, encoded by the coding sequence ATGAAATTAATCAATTACATATCAAGGCGTTATGTTATTTATGCCATATTTATTTTGTTAATAGCAATTCCTGTATTCTATTTTTCCCTGCAATATCTGATGCTGAAAAGTCTTGATGAAAATATGAATCATCAGAAAACGTGGATTAAAAAGCAGTTAAAAACAACAATACCGGATAATTTTATTTCTTTTGAAAACAGTATTGTGGTGCGTCCGTCCCACAACCCCAAAGTTTTTGATTCCATATATAATGAGCCTGTTTTTATTCCTGATGATAATGAGACGGTTATGCATAGAATTTTGCTCTCCAATACAATCGTTAATGGAAAGGCCTATGAAATCAGGATTCAAAAATCTATGATTGAAGATGAAGATCTTCTTAACAGCATTTTGATACTGCAATTGGTTTTGGTAATTATTCTATTGATAGGTTTAATGATTATTAATTTTCGGCTGTCAAAAAAATTATGGAAACCTTTTAATGATATCGTTGAGAAGCTGAATCTTTACCGTGTAGATAGCAATGATGAGTACCAACTGATGCCGACTCATATTGAAGAATTTAAAAATTTAGGAATCTCCATTAAAGATCTTACAAAGCGTAATCAAAAATTGTATAAAACCCAGAAAGAATTTACTGAAAATGCCTCTCATGAGCTCCAGACTCCTATTGCAGTGATACAGAGTAAGTTGGAATTGCTGATGCAGACTACCCCACTCTCTGAGGAACAGGCAGAATTAATAGAGGGAATTTCAATCGCCGGAAACAAGATGCAACGCCTCAATCGTACGCTGTTATTACTGACTAAAATCGAAAACAATCAGTTTCCGGATACCGAAAGGTTAAAGGTTAAAAGTATTGTCCAAAAATTACTGAATCAGTATGAAGAGCCTGCACAGCAGAAAAATATTCAATGGAAAACCCAGTTGGATGGCGAAATTGAAGTCACCGCTAACCCGATTCTTATTGATATTTTAATCGGAAATATCTTATCGAATGCCATAAGACATTCAACGAATGGAGATACAGTTTCTGTGAAAATATCCCGGCAAAAACTTATTATTGCCAATCCGGCAACGAAAGAACTCAATGAAAAAGATTTATTTCAACGGTTTAAAAAGCAATCAGAAAATACCAATAGTATTGGGCTTGGGCTTGAAATGAGCAAAAAAATATGTGATCTGTATCACTATAAGATTCAATATAACTTTGCTGACCATCAACATATATTCAGCATTTATTTCGAATAA
- a CDS encoding response regulator transcription factor — protein sequence MKILVIEDEAALSKSIVTYLKQENYLCEVAPNFNTAIEKVDSYDYDCILLDISLPDGNGLNVLKVLKEDNKTDGVIIISAKDSIDDKIAGLQLGADDYIPKPFHLSELSARIAAVIRRRRFNGGNILVFHEITIDTIAKTVTVNNQSIDVTRKEYDLLLYFTINKNRVLSKTAIAEHLSGENADVYDNYDFIYAHIKNLKKKLAAAGCNDYLKSVYGMGYKFEY from the coding sequence ATGAAAATATTGGTTATTGAAGATGAAGCTGCACTGAGCAAAAGTATTGTTACCTATTTAAAGCAGGAAAATTACCTTTGTGAGGTTGCTCCCAATTTTAATACAGCCATTGAAAAGGTAGATTCTTATGATTATGACTGTATTCTGTTGGATATTTCATTGCCTGATGGTAACGGACTGAATGTTTTAAAAGTTTTAAAAGAAGACAACAAAACTGACGGTGTCATTATCATCTCTGCTAAAGATTCTATAGATGATAAAATAGCCGGTTTGCAGCTGGGCGCAGATGATTATATCCCGAAACCTTTTCATTTATCAGAATTAAGTGCACGCATAGCCGCTGTTATCCGACGTCGAAGATTTAATGGCGGGAATATTCTGGTATTTCATGAAATAACCATTGATACGATAGCCAAGACAGTAACCGTTAATAACCAATCCATTGATGTTACCCGAAAGGAATATGACCTCCTCCTCTATTTTACCATCAATAAAAACAGAGTTCTCTCTAAAACGGCCATTGCAGAGCATCTTTCAGGGGAAAATGCTGATGTTTATGATAATTATGACTTCATCTATGCCCATATTAAAAACCTGAAAAAGAAGCTTGCAGCTGCCGGTTGTAATGACTATTTAAAATCTGTATATGGAATGGGATATAAATTTGAATATTAA
- a CDS encoding TIR domain-containing protein, which translates to MFKEVFISHAKEDIQYAEDLYDFLNENNYEPWLDKKKLRVGANWDFEIKNALKNSTFVIILLSSTSVNKRGYVQREFKYALEYSETKLHDDIYIIPILLDKCTVPDHLSKYQWIEIGDDDYRKKILESLNYQREKYIQSLPPDQISLNDYTTFSIDLKSNVKNIDYNCSLPLFHKNNYFDANYINPFIQQRALDIIDVYRKNTEDEIIYFQNPENSGYLEINGTVEYITKDYLSISITYESYMGQAHPHTSIQTLNFRFNPETKIGFNEIVNYDNLQKFLIDSINRFGNEEQQEVLINYCEYITEENINFTFNESNIEIIFINQLPRVIMALGFLSIPLNKIDHSI; encoded by the coding sequence ATGTTTAAAGAAGTGTTTATAAGCCACGCAAAAGAAGATATACAATATGCCGAAGATTTATATGACTTTCTAAATGAAAATAATTATGAACCTTGGCTTGATAAAAAAAAATTACGGGTAGGAGCAAACTGGGATTTTGAAATCAAAAATGCTTTAAAAAATTCCACTTTTGTTATAATTCTTTTATCATCTACTTCAGTAAATAAAAGAGGATATGTTCAGCGTGAATTTAAATATGCATTAGAATACTCTGAAACTAAGCTGCATGATGATATTTATATAATTCCCATTTTACTAGATAAATGTACTGTTCCAGATCATCTTTCAAAATATCAATGGATAGAAATTGGAGATGATGACTACCGAAAAAAGATCTTAGAATCACTTAATTATCAGCGAGAAAAATACATCCAAAGCCTTCCACCGGATCAAATTTCACTAAATGATTATACAACTTTTTCAATTGATTTAAAATCTAACGTAAAAAATATAGATTATAACTGCAGTTTACCCTTATTCCATAAAAATAATTATTTTGATGCAAATTATATTAATCCATTTATACAACAAAGAGCTTTAGACATAATTGATGTATATAGGAAAAATACTGAAGATGAGATAATATATTTTCAAAATCCGGAAAACTCAGGTTATTTGGAAATTAATGGAACTGTAGAATATATAACAAAAGATTATCTAAGTATAAGTATCACATATGAGTCCTATATGGGGCAAGCTCACCCACATACATCAATACAAACATTAAATTTTAGATTTAATCCTGAAACGAAAATAGGATTTAATGAAATAGTTAATTACGATAATCTTCAAAAGTTTTTAATTGATTCAATAAATAGATTTGGAAATGAAGAACAGCAAGAAGTACTTATTAATTATTGTGAGTATATAACAGAAGAAAATATAAACTTTACATTTAATGAAAGTAATATAGAAATTATTTTTATCAATCAATTACCAAGAGTCATTATGGCGTTGGGGTTCTTATCAATACCCTTAAATAAAATTGACCATAGCATATAA
- a CDS encoding caspase family protein: protein MKNYIGLVISVENYHDSKNLRKVKFASNDAIAFIENLGNLGSDKSKLQYLPDNIATKTTIEERIKDISKNATSSDIIIFYYAGHGFYYNGKNLISCVDTSLSSLETTTIEINSIIAALDKSKSNKVIAFLDCCHSGIEFSEIERSPVSGFSTDELKYEYNNAEHLTVFASCKSDEKSQADTERQHGVWSYYLLEALSGNAKGIYDGAILFSDKLQKYLGENTFQRVKMITADKKNQTPVKFGKETTDKFIVADLSKIFEEREIKKSTEGIRFETATILTSEDGWVRNLPGFKSSHKLPKEISSHHDNWIKSISKELIEEELNQISNELRQKLKYKRKDIYEPIIDGGSGQLSTVDFDYIVTINQSKKKADTYVLTKSIENFKNGAILNNPEFNQIFKDSFDELELWLNKKLDIESIIDKIEEIDNEDTISVDYERTNTNSCRIKVNGFSGEIILTGQTFKILMHHKNSPQNLVLSCQNAYQKLGHQGVQKMLNE, encoded by the coding sequence ATGAAAAATTATATAGGGCTAGTGATTTCGGTCGAAAATTACCATGACAGTAAAAATCTACGCAAAGTAAAATTTGCGAGTAATGATGCAATAGCATTTATCGAAAATTTAGGCAATCTGGGTAGCGATAAATCTAAACTTCAATATCTGCCAGATAATATAGCAACTAAAACAACAATTGAAGAAAGGATTAAAGATATATCAAAGAATGCTACATCTTCTGACATAATTATATTTTATTATGCGGGGCACGGCTTCTACTATAATGGCAAAAATTTAATTTCTTGTGTAGATACTTCTTTAAGTTCATTAGAAACAACAACAATTGAAATTAATTCGATTATTGCGGCTTTAGATAAAAGTAAGTCAAATAAGGTAATTGCGTTTCTTGATTGTTGTCATAGTGGAATAGAATTTAGCGAAATTGAAAGAAGTCCAGTCAGTGGGTTTTCAACAGACGAATTAAAATATGAATATAACAATGCAGAACATCTAACTGTTTTTGCCTCTTGTAAAAGTGATGAAAAATCACAAGCAGACACTGAAAGGCAACACGGAGTCTGGTCTTATTATCTACTTGAAGCATTAAGTGGAAATGCTAAGGGTATTTATGATGGTGCAATTCTATTTAGTGACAAATTGCAAAAATACTTAGGAGAAAATACTTTTCAGAGGGTAAAAATGATTACTGCTGATAAGAAAAATCAAACACCAGTTAAATTCGGTAAAGAAACTACAGATAAATTTATTGTAGCTGATTTATCGAAGATTTTTGAAGAAAGAGAAATAAAGAAGAGCACTGAAGGAATTAGATTTGAAACAGCTACAATATTGACAAGTGAAGATGGGTGGGTAAGAAATCTACCAGGTTTTAAATCTTCACATAAACTACCAAAAGAAATTAGTAGTCACCACGATAATTGGATAAAATCAATTTCTAAGGAACTAATCGAAGAAGAGCTCAATCAAATCTCAAATGAATTGAGGCAAAAGCTAAAATACAAAAGAAAAGATATTTATGAGCCAATTATTGACGGTGGTTCAGGTCAATTATCAACAGTAGATTTTGACTATATCGTAACAATAAATCAATCCAAAAAAAAAGCAGACACCTATGTTTTGACGAAAAGTATTGAAAATTTTAAAAACGGAGCTATTTTAAATAATCCAGAATTTAATCAAATTTTTAAAGATTCTTTTGATGAGTTAGAATTATGGTTAAATAAAAAATTAGATATTGAAAGTATAATAGACAAAATTGAAGAAATTGATAATGAAGATACAATAAGTGTTGACTATGAAAGAACCAATACAAATAGTTGTAGAATAAAAGTGAATGGATTTTCAGGTGAGATTATTTTGACAGGACAAACTTTTAAAATCTTAATGCATCATAAAAATTCACCTCAAAATTTAGTTTTATCCTGCCAAAATGCTTATCAAAAACTTGGACACCAAGGCGTGCAGAAAATGCTAAATGAATAG
- a CDS encoding SMI1/KNR4 family protein, with product MENILQKLDINLRNLRPEFYNRLKNSLNDEKIKKLESRYHIQIPIDLKAFYQWKNGQESSCYDAFVNNSMFIPLDEALDTAQELTSMIGTDFEIENWWNKSWIPIFHNGGGDYICYDLEGTFTGDAGQILEFWNKDDDRNIIAGSLESFLNQLNDYYKNKANNEWDDFFTLEDKEGFPKRFTV from the coding sequence ATGGAAAATATACTGCAAAAATTAGATATAAACCTCAGAAACCTTAGGCCTGAATTCTATAATAGGTTAAAAAATTCGTTGAATGACGAGAAAATTAAAAAATTAGAATCCCGGTATCATATTCAGATTCCAATTGATTTAAAAGCTTTTTACCAATGGAAAAACGGGCAGGAGAGTAGCTGTTATGATGCTTTTGTCAACAATTCTATGTTTATTCCCCTTGATGAAGCTCTCGATACAGCGCAGGAATTAACTTCCATGATCGGGACGGATTTTGAAATCGAAAACTGGTGGAATAAAAGCTGGATTCCGATCTTCCATAATGGAGGCGGAGATTATATTTGCTATGATCTTGAAGGAACTTTTACAGGAGATGCTGGGCAAATCCTTGAATTCTGGAACAAAGATGACGATAGGAATATTATTGCCGGAAGTCTTGAGAGTTTTTTAAACCAACTCAACGATTATTACAAAAACAAAGCTAATAATGAGTGGGATGATTTTTTTACATTGGAAGATAAAGAAGGCTTTCCTAAAAGGTTTACAGTTTAG
- a CDS encoding VOC family protein, which yields MKPKMIWANLAVANLERTQKFYEELGFKPNGPHTSNELVSFFVAGNEFIIHFFLKSVIENNLKMLTFNNSQDSNEIIFTLSAETRDQVDQWADEVKNAGGQIVSEPESFGDNYYGFVFADPDGHKFNVFYM from the coding sequence ATGAAACCAAAAATGATTTGGGCCAACCTGGCCGTAGCCAACCTTGAGCGAACACAAAAATTCTATGAAGAACTGGGATTTAAACCCAACGGCCCCCATACTTCTAACGAATTAGTAAGCTTTTTTGTAGCTGGAAATGAATTCATCATCCACTTTTTCCTGAAAAGCGTCATTGAAAATAATCTAAAAATGCTGACATTCAACAATTCACAGGATTCCAATGAAATTATATTCACTCTTTCCGCTGAAACCAGAGACCAGGTAGATCAATGGGCCGATGAAGTAAAAAATGCCGGCGGCCAGATTGTTTCAGAGCCTGAAAGTTTTGGAGACAACTATTACGGATTTGTCTTTGCGGATCCCGATGGGCATAAATTTAATGTATTTTATATGTAA